Proteins encoded within one genomic window of Prauserella marina:
- a CDS encoding SGNH/GDSL hydrolase family protein, which translates to MNERTDPHCLTDEVLYPLLYGAGWRRLVVLGDSVAEGAGDLDDPPGYPRQPWADRLAAVLTAHNPALAYLNLGKYGAFADEVKHLQLSAALAFEPGLTVVACGGNDMLHRTFDPGAVEAVLDSIVGALRGDVVTMGLFDISRSPALSPERAAALRPRLAALASLTRSVADRNGAWHVDLANHPASADASIYSSDGIHVNARGHAIAATETLRLLGGILG; encoded by the coding sequence ATGAACGAACGCACCGATCCGCATTGCCTCACCGACGAGGTGCTGTACCCGCTGCTCTACGGAGCGGGCTGGCGCAGACTCGTCGTCCTCGGCGACAGCGTCGCCGAGGGTGCTGGCGACCTTGACGACCCACCCGGCTATCCGAGGCAACCGTGGGCCGACCGGCTGGCGGCGGTCCTCACCGCGCACAACCCCGCGCTCGCCTACCTCAACCTCGGCAAGTACGGAGCGTTCGCCGACGAGGTCAAGCACCTGCAACTGAGCGCGGCGCTCGCGTTCGAGCCCGGTCTCACGGTCGTGGCCTGCGGCGGCAACGACATGCTGCACCGCACTTTCGACCCCGGCGCGGTGGAAGCGGTACTCGACAGCATCGTCGGGGCGTTGCGCGGCGACGTGGTCACCATGGGGCTCTTCGACATCTCCCGCTCACCCGCGCTCTCTCCGGAGCGGGCTGCCGCGCTGCGGCCGAGGCTGGCCGCGCTCGCGTCGCTGACCCGGTCCGTCGCCGACCGGAACGGCGCGTGGCACGTCGACCTCGCGAACCATCCCGCCTCGGCGGACGCCTCGATTTACAGCTCGGACGGCATCCACGTCAACGCGAGGGGGCACGCCATCGCGGCGACCGAGACGCTTCGGCTACTCGGCGGCATTCTCGGCTGA
- a CDS encoding TetR/AcrR family transcriptional regulator, whose protein sequence is MSGNRVDKRIERGQQSRRAVLGRAMDIASVEGLDSLSVRRLAAELEFSKSGVFAQFGSKEELQLATVRAAVEVFVGEVVKPALRAPSGVRRVRALCESWLRYARKPVFSGGCFFISAAAEFDARPGRVRDAVASARRDWQRLYARTIEEARDLGEIAAETDVRQLAFELDALGRSGSQDALLYSDPASYRMASGAMLARLRSVATDPALLD, encoded by the coding sequence ATGAGCGGCAACCGGGTGGACAAGCGCATCGAGCGAGGGCAGCAGTCGCGCAGGGCCGTGCTGGGCCGCGCCATGGACATCGCCTCCGTCGAAGGACTCGACAGCCTTTCCGTCCGCCGCCTCGCGGCCGAGCTGGAATTCAGCAAGAGCGGGGTGTTCGCCCAGTTCGGTTCCAAGGAGGAGTTGCAGCTCGCGACCGTCAGGGCCGCCGTCGAAGTGTTCGTCGGCGAGGTCGTCAAACCCGCGCTACGCGCCCCTTCCGGTGTCCGCAGAGTGCGGGCGTTGTGCGAGTCGTGGCTGCGCTACGCCCGCAAACCCGTCTTCTCGGGCGGTTGTTTCTTCATCTCGGCGGCCGCGGAGTTCGACGCGAGGCCAGGCAGGGTCCGCGACGCCGTCGCCTCGGCGAGACGCGACTGGCAACGGCTCTACGCGCGCACCATCGAGGAAGCCCGCGATCTCGGCGAGATAGCGGCGGAGACCGACGTGCGACAGCTCGCGTTCGAACTCGACGCACTCGGCAGGAGCGGAAGCCAGGACGCGCTGCTCTACTCCGACCCCGCGAGCTACCGCATGGCCTCTGGCGCGATGCTCGCCAGACTGCGGTCGGTCGCCACGGATCCCGCGCTGCTCGACTGA
- a CDS encoding DedA family protein yields MVNDILDWLQSLPPAGLVAAAGLLVFGETTLGLGFIAPGETGLFILGTTVASPSGFLLMWLVTTACAIAGDSLGYFIGWKFGPTLRQTKVIRKHGAQSWDRATEVLRKRGAYAVVIGIFLPVLRTLVPASAGAAKLPLRKFIPAMVLAAMAWCALHIGVGMAAGDAARRIENAIGAGSWIVLGVIVAVGAVIVLVKRRRAAKGDQQDAA; encoded by the coding sequence GTGGTCAACGACATCCTCGACTGGTTGCAAAGCCTGCCGCCCGCGGGGCTGGTCGCGGCGGCGGGCCTGCTCGTCTTCGGCGAGACCACGCTCGGGCTCGGGTTCATCGCGCCGGGTGAGACCGGGCTGTTCATACTGGGGACCACCGTCGCGAGCCCGTCGGGCTTCCTGCTGATGTGGCTGGTCACCACGGCCTGCGCCATCGCGGGCGACTCGCTCGGCTACTTCATCGGCTGGAAATTCGGCCCCACACTGCGCCAGACCAAGGTCATCCGCAAACACGGAGCCCAAAGCTGGGACAGGGCGACCGAGGTACTCAGGAAACGGGGCGCCTACGCCGTCGTCATCGGGATCTTCCTCCCTGTTCTGCGCACGCTCGTGCCCGCCTCGGCAGGCGCCGCGAAACTGCCGCTGCGCAAGTTCATTCCCGCGATGGTCCTCGCGGCCATGGCGTGGTGCGCACTGCACATCGGCGTCGGCATGGCGGCAGGAGACGCCGCGCGGCGCATCGAGAACGCCATCGGTGCCGGAAGCTGGATCGTGCTCGGTGTCATCGTCGCCGTCGGCGCTGTGATTGTTCTGGTCAAACGCAGGCGCGCGGCGAAAGGCGACCAACAGGACGCGGCCTGA
- the recQ gene encoding DNA helicase RecQ gives MTSPETLQVLNRVFGYDSFREGQQEIIDHVAGGGDALVLMPTGGGKSLCYQIPSLVREGVGVVISPLIALMQDQVDALRALGVRAGFLNSTQDPGERRMVEAEFLAGELDLLYLAPERLKVDATVALLDKGSVALFAIDEAHCVSQWGHDFRPDYLALSSLHERWPEVPRIALTATATKATHAEITQRLKLEEAHHFVASFDRPNIQYRIAPKNEPRKQLLDLVRNEHAGEAGIVYCLSRKSVEDIAEFLVRNGIDAVPYHAGLDAGTRAEHQARFLREDGLIVVATIAFGMGIDKPDVRFVAHLDLPKSVEGYYQETGRAGRDGLPSTAWLAYGLQDVVQQRKLIDNSEGDVAHRRKQSAHLDAMLALCEAVECRRVQLLGYFGQSATPCGNCDTCLAPPESWDGTVAAQKLLSTVVRLRRERRQKFGAGQIIDILLGKKTSKVTQHSHDELSVFGIGTELSEPEWRGVVRQLLAKGLLAVEGDYGTLVTTGESDEVLYRGRKVLLRTEPKRAAKQAKPRRAEAAELSEEAAPVFERLRAWRAATAKEQGVPAYVIFHDATLRQIATDRPSSMAELGAVSGVGESKLAKYGEQVLETVGG, from the coding sequence GTGACTTCCCCCGAGACACTGCAAGTACTGAACCGGGTCTTCGGTTATGACTCGTTCCGGGAAGGCCAGCAGGAGATCATCGATCACGTCGCGGGTGGCGGCGACGCACTCGTGCTCATGCCGACCGGCGGCGGCAAATCGCTGTGCTACCAGATTCCCTCGTTGGTTCGCGAGGGTGTCGGCGTCGTGATCTCGCCGCTCATCGCGCTCATGCAGGACCAGGTCGATGCTCTACGGGCACTCGGCGTGCGGGCTGGTTTCCTCAACTCGACCCAGGACCCCGGCGAACGCAGGATGGTCGAGGCCGAGTTTTTGGCCGGCGAACTGGACCTGCTCTACCTCGCCCCTGAACGGCTGAAGGTCGATGCCACCGTCGCTCTGCTCGACAAGGGTTCCGTCGCGTTGTTCGCGATCGACGAGGCACACTGTGTTTCCCAGTGGGGTCACGACTTCCGGCCGGATTACCTCGCGTTGTCGAGTCTGCACGAGCGGTGGCCGGAGGTGCCGCGCATCGCGTTGACAGCCACGGCGACGAAGGCGACGCACGCGGAGATCACGCAGCGGCTCAAGCTCGAAGAGGCCCACCATTTCGTCGCGAGTTTCGACCGGCCGAACATCCAGTACCGGATCGCGCCGAAGAACGAGCCCCGCAAGCAGTTGCTCGACCTGGTCCGCAACGAGCACGCGGGCGAAGCGGGGATCGTGTACTGCCTGTCCCGCAAGTCCGTTGAGGACATAGCGGAGTTCCTGGTACGCAACGGTATCGACGCCGTGCCCTACCACGCTGGACTCGATGCGGGAACCAGGGCAGAGCATCAGGCCCGGTTCCTGCGCGAGGACGGTCTCATCGTCGTGGCCACCATCGCCTTCGGCATGGGGATCGACAAGCCGGACGTGCGATTCGTCGCTCACCTCGATCTCCCGAAGTCGGTGGAGGGCTACTACCAGGAAACCGGTAGGGCCGGCAGGGACGGGCTGCCTTCGACGGCCTGGCTCGCCTACGGTCTCCAGGACGTCGTCCAGCAGCGCAAGCTCATCGACAATTCCGAAGGCGACGTCGCTCACCGCCGCAAGCAGAGCGCGCATCTCGACGCGATGCTCGCGCTGTGCGAAGCGGTGGAGTGCAGGCGGGTTCAGCTGCTCGGCTACTTCGGCCAGAGCGCGACGCCGTGCGGCAACTGCGACACCTGTCTCGCTCCTCCCGAGTCGTGGGACGGAACGGTCGCGGCGCAGAAACTGTTGTCCACCGTGGTGCGGTTGCGCAGAGAACGGCGGCAGAAGTTCGGTGCCGGGCAGATCATCGACATCCTGCTCGGCAAGAAGACCAGCAAGGTCACCCAGCACAGCCACGACGAGCTGAGCGTGTTCGGCATCGGTACCGAGCTTTCCGAGCCGGAATGGCGAGGCGTCGTGCGGCAACTGCTCGCGAAGGGACTACTGGCCGTCGAGGGCGACTACGGGACGCTGGTGACGACGGGCGAAAGCGACGAGGTCCTATACCGGGGCAGAAAAGTACTGCTGCGCACCGAACCGAAGCGCGCCGCGAAACAGGCGAAGCCGCGTCGCGCCGAGGCCGCCGAACTGTCGGAGGAAGCGGCCCCTGTCTTCGAACGGTTGCGGGCATGGCGCGCCGCGACGGCGAAGGAACAGGGTGTCCCCGCGTACGTCATCTTCCACGACGCGACGTTGCGGCAGATCGCGACCGACCGGCCTTCGAGCATGGCCGAACTGGGCGCGGTGAGCGGCGTCGGGGAGAGCAAGCTGGCCAAGTACGGCGAGCAGGTGCTGGAGACGGTCGGCGGATAG
- a CDS encoding cobalamin B12-binding domain-containing protein yields MAAHESHDHPIRVMLAKIGLDGHDRGVKVVARTLRDAGMEVIYTGLHRSPEQVIEAAVQEDVDVLGVSLLSGAHMPIFTRIFELLGALPDAHRFALVAGGVMPEEDEAELLRMGVAAVLGQDTTPETIVDTVRALVGGQTSTL; encoded by the coding sequence ATGGCAGCGCACGAAAGTCACGACCATCCGATCAGGGTGATGCTGGCCAAGATCGGTCTCGACGGGCACGACCGCGGAGTGAAGGTCGTCGCCCGAACCCTGCGCGATGCCGGCATGGAGGTCATCTACACCGGGCTGCATCGCAGCCCGGAGCAGGTGATCGAAGCCGCCGTACAGGAAGACGTCGACGTGCTGGGGGTGAGCCTGCTTTCCGGCGCCCACATGCCGATCTTCACGCGGATCTTCGAACTGCTCGGCGCTTTGCCCGATGCACACCGCTTCGCGCTCGTCGCCGGAGGGGTGATGCCGGAAGAGGACGAGGCCGAACTGCTGCGGATGGGGGTCGCGGCCGTACTCGGCCAGGACACCACACCGGAGACGATCGTCGACACCGTTCGCGCGCTCGTCGGTGGACAGACGTCGACGCTGTGA
- a CDS encoding enoyl-CoA hydratase/isomerase family protein, giving the protein MVADIDKASGEEPVICRRTGRLGRVTLNRPSALNALTLDMITLATRTLREWLTDSAVELVVVDGAGERAFCAGGDITVVHGAAEGDQRIAKELWRAEYELDALLAHYPKPVAFLMDGIVMGGGLGLSGHHRGLRIVTERTVLAMPEVAIGLAPDVGGALLLTRTPGLLGTHLALTAGRIGPGDAIACGLADHAVDSSRLPEVLGALERGEPLSELTYPAASPLLGDGPWIQACYSAPTVTEIRKRLRARPEPAASEAANAVDSASPTALAVTLEALRRARTMTDIEECLVQDYRLCSRFLDSPDLAEGIRAAVIDKDRAPHWNPASHEEVSAEAVASYFEPLPEGELQLPPRPCGPTTR; this is encoded by the coding sequence GTGGTCGCAGACATAGACAAGGCTTCCGGAGAAGAACCGGTGATCTGCCGCCGCACCGGCAGACTCGGGCGCGTCACGCTCAACCGGCCGAGCGCACTGAACGCACTGACCCTCGACATGATCACGCTCGCGACCCGCACCCTGCGTGAATGGCTCACCGACTCCGCCGTCGAGCTCGTCGTCGTCGACGGCGCGGGAGAAAGGGCATTCTGCGCGGGCGGCGACATCACCGTCGTGCACGGCGCCGCGGAAGGCGATCAGCGAATCGCGAAGGAACTCTGGCGAGCCGAGTACGAACTCGACGCCCTGCTCGCCCACTACCCGAAACCCGTCGCCTTTCTCATGGACGGAATCGTCATGGGCGGCGGGCTCGGATTGAGCGGTCACCATCGGGGACTGCGCATCGTCACCGAACGCACCGTGCTCGCGATGCCGGAGGTCGCCATCGGGCTCGCGCCCGATGTCGGCGGCGCGCTGCTGCTCACGAGAACCCCCGGCCTACTCGGAACCCATCTCGCGCTGACCGCTGGCCGGATCGGGCCTGGCGACGCGATCGCATGCGGACTGGCCGATCACGCGGTCGATTCGAGTCGGCTACCCGAAGTGCTCGGCGCACTGGAGCGCGGCGAGCCGCTCTCCGAACTGACCTATCCCGCGGCGAGCCCCCTGCTCGGCGACGGCCCCTGGATCCAAGCCTGCTACTCCGCACCAACGGTGACCGAGATTCGCAAACGTTTGCGCGCACGCCCGGAACCTGCCGCCTCTGAGGCCGCCAACGCCGTCGACTCCGCTTCGCCCACGGCGCTCGCGGTCACCCTTGAGGCGCTGCGAAGGGCCAGGACCATGACGGACATCGAGGAATGCCTCGTGCAGGACTACCGGCTGTGCTCCCGCTTCCTCGACAGTCCTGACCTGGCGGAAGGCATCCGCGCGGCCGTGATCGACAAGGACCGCGCTCCTCACTGGAACCCCGCCTCCCATGAGGAGGTGAGCGCGGAAGCCGTCGCCTCGTACTTCGAACCCCTTCCGGAGGGCGAACTCCAACTCCCGCCCAGACCTTGTGGTCCGACCACACGCTAA
- a CDS encoding 3'(2'),5'-bisphosphate nucleotidase CysQ, whose protein sequence is MTTDVRIAARLAEEAGRLLLSVRAGGCDDSTALGRLGDTESNTLLTTRLAESRPDDAVLSEESADDPRRLEAERVWIVDPLDGTCEFSTRDRVDWAVHVALWEAGKGITAAAVSLPALDVVYSSDTAVLADRVTEGVRIVVSQSRPPSFAAGVASALGAEVVPLGSAGAKAMAVLRGDVDAYLHAGGQWEWDSAAPVGVALAAGLHASRIDGSPLRYNESNPYLPDLVICRPELAERLLAAISAENAAE, encoded by the coding sequence GTGACCACTGACGTACGCATCGCGGCAAGGCTGGCTGAAGAGGCGGGCAGGCTCCTTCTCTCGGTCAGGGCGGGAGGCTGCGACGACAGCACGGCCCTCGGCAGGCTCGGCGACACCGAATCCAACACGTTGCTGACGACCCGGCTCGCCGAATCGCGACCGGACGACGCGGTGCTGTCCGAGGAGTCGGCCGACGACCCGAGAAGGCTCGAAGCCGAACGCGTGTGGATCGTCGACCCGCTCGACGGCACCTGCGAGTTCAGCACGCGCGACCGCGTCGACTGGGCCGTGCACGTCGCGCTGTGGGAAGCGGGCAAGGGCATCACGGCTGCGGCGGTGTCCCTGCCCGCACTCGACGTCGTGTATTCCAGTGACACCGCGGTGCTCGCCGACCGGGTCACCGAAGGTGTGCGCATCGTCGTGAGCCAGAGCAGGCCGCCGTCCTTCGCGGCAGGGGTCGCCTCCGCCCTCGGCGCGGAAGTCGTCCCGCTCGGCTCCGCAGGGGCGAAGGCCATGGCGGTGCTGCGGGGCGATGTCGACGCCTACCTCCACGCGGGAGGGCAGTGGGAGTGGGATTCGGCGGCCCCGGTCGGCGTCGCGCTCGCGGCGGGGCTGCACGCGAGCCGGATCGACGGATCACCCTTGCGATACAACGAAAGCAACCCCTACCTTCCCGACCTGGTGATCTGTAGGCCGGAGCTGGCGGAACGGCTGCTGGCTGCCATCTCAGCCGAGAATGCCGCCGAGTAG
- a CDS encoding FadR/GntR family transcriptional regulator, translating into MSSEAAAPSIRRLHTHEQVLAGIQQRILGSRLVAGDALPAERDLADSLGSSLSGIRKALRVLESLGLIRDEAGNWVLTGNSTTALANLLRLRMALAGFRLTDLVEVRVQLERSAATRAAEAATSQDLGRLRDILENMSEPGISTNRFNALDTEFHVALARASHNALAVELMQSLRDAVQAGMTTAFASITDWPGTAHRLHEEHDAVLDAIETGDGALAARRIGAHVTDFYRAAG; encoded by the coding sequence GTGAGCAGTGAAGCCGCGGCGCCGAGCATTCGGCGCCTGCACACCCACGAGCAAGTACTGGCCGGCATCCAACAGCGAATTCTCGGCAGCAGGCTCGTCGCGGGGGACGCGTTGCCAGCCGAACGAGACCTCGCCGATTCGCTCGGCAGCAGTCTCTCGGGTATCCGGAAAGCGCTGCGCGTACTGGAATCGCTCGGCCTCATCCGCGACGAAGCGGGAAACTGGGTGCTCACGGGAAACTCTACGACGGCGCTCGCCAATCTGCTTCGGCTTCGCATGGCACTGGCAGGTTTCCGGCTCACCGATCTTGTCGAGGTGCGGGTGCAGCTCGAACGTTCGGCGGCGACCCGGGCCGCCGAGGCCGCGACATCGCAGGACCTCGGCCGGTTGCGCGACATTCTCGAAAACATGAGTGAACCCGGCATCTCGACCAACCGGTTCAACGCGCTCGACACCGAGTTTCACGTCGCGCTTGCCCGCGCGTCCCACAACGCGCTCGCCGTCGAGTTGATGCAGTCACTTCGCGACGCGGTCCAAGCGGGAATGACGACGGCTTTCGCTTCAATCACGGACTGGCCGGGCACCGCACACCGGCTTCACGAAGAACACGACGCCGTACTCGACGCGATCGAGACGGGAGACGGCGCGCTGGCGGCACGCAGAATCGGCGCACACGTCACCGATTTCTACCGCGCGGCGGGGTAG
- a CDS encoding peroxidase family protein: protein MQNSATCSPRTTEQLITSAASGHELGYGRRSARGHGYEQRGLAQLPVSRLHEGRFGRMFRLPPYFPSETRIADIAQKMLENATGPNPTQDNPTIPAGYTYLGQFIDHDLTFDPVSSLTRQNDPDALTDFGSPRFDLDSLYGRGPADDPFLDKSSGGEKFLIGNHDNKDDLPRNVQDTALIGDPRNDENIFVGQLHLTMLKFHNKVIDRVGTDLSLRRGSETTFEAAQRLVRWHYQWIVVHDFLRRIVGDDMLAKVLDETGKVPVPRLKLLNWRKAPFMPVEFSVAAYRFGHSMIRGRYKLNTFVPALPTFLPGSVSVNPLGHFGGFRILPPFWTIEWGRFFDVKGAGSAELQQSRLIDTKLADPLADLPVEIANNPSSLIIRNLKRGARLLLPSGQAVAGYLGADVLTAEDLQLPHHGPAPLWYYVLREAELRAQGRHLGEVGGRIVAEVLVGLLAADPSSYLRNEPAWRPVLPSETSGDFTMPDLIAFTGHGLDVIKPGP, encoded by the coding sequence GTGCAGAACTCGGCAACCTGCTCACCTCGCACGACGGAACAACTCATCACCAGCGCCGCGTCCGGCCACGAACTCGGCTACGGAAGACGGTCGGCGCGAGGTCACGGATACGAGCAACGCGGACTCGCCCAGCTCCCGGTTTCGCGGCTTCACGAGGGAAGATTCGGCCGGATGTTCCGGCTCCCTCCCTACTTCCCCAGCGAAACCAGGATCGCGGATATCGCCCAGAAAATGCTGGAGAACGCGACGGGACCGAATCCGACACAGGACAATCCGACAATTCCCGCCGGTTACACCTATCTCGGGCAATTCATCGATCATGACCTGACATTCGATCCGGTCTCGAGCCTGACCCGGCAGAACGATCCAGACGCCCTGACCGATTTTGGCAGTCCGCGATTCGACCTCGACAGCCTGTACGGCAGGGGCCCCGCCGACGATCCCTTCCTCGACAAGTCCTCGGGCGGCGAGAAGTTCCTCATCGGTAACCACGACAACAAGGACGACCTTCCGCGAAACGTCCAGGACACGGCCTTGATCGGCGATCCACGCAACGACGAGAACATCTTCGTCGGGCAGCTTCATCTCACAATGCTGAAATTCCACAACAAGGTGATCGACAGAGTCGGCACGGATCTGTCACTGCGCAGAGGCAGCGAGACGACTTTCGAGGCTGCGCAACGGCTCGTCCGATGGCACTACCAGTGGATCGTCGTCCACGACTTCCTGCGCAGGATCGTCGGCGACGACATGCTGGCAAAGGTCCTCGACGAAACGGGCAAGGTTCCCGTACCACGGCTGAAACTCCTCAACTGGAGGAAAGCCCCGTTCATGCCGGTCGAGTTCTCGGTTGCCGCCTACCGCTTCGGACACTCGATGATCCGCGGCCGTTACAAGCTCAACACGTTCGTTCCCGCGCTGCCCACGTTCTTGCCGGGCAGCGTCAGCGTCAACCCACTCGGACATTTCGGCGGTTTCCGCATCCTGCCACCGTTCTGGACGATCGAGTGGGGACGGTTCTTCGACGTCAAGGGCGCGGGGTCGGCCGAACTCCAGCAGTCGAGGCTGATCGACACGAAGCTCGCCGATCCGCTCGCGGACCTTCCCGTCGAGATCGCCAACAACCCTTCTTCGCTGATCATCCGCAACCTGAAGAGGGGCGCCCGGCTGTTGCTTCCCTCGGGGCAGGCGGTCGCGGGCTACCTGGGCGCCGACGTACTGACCGCCGAGGACTTGCAACTGCCGCACCACGGCCCCGCGCCACTGTGGTATTACGTGCTCCGCGAGGCGGAACTACGGGCACAGGGCCGCCATCTCGGCGAAGTGGGCGGCAGGATCGTGGCCGAGGTGCTCGTCGGCCTGCTCGCCGCCGACCCCTCCTCCTACCTGCGCAACGAGCCGGCCTGGCGACCGGTCCTGCCCTCGGAAACGAGCGGTGACTTCACCATGCCCGACCTGATCGCCTTCACCGGCCACGGGCTCGACGTGATCAAACCCGGTCCGTGA
- a CDS encoding ScbR family autoregulator-binding transcription factor, whose product MARQLRAEVTRNMILRAAADAFDQYGYGGTSLSDVLRYAGVTKGALYFHFTSKEQLANAIVECQQAWSVAPAKENFDRGAPGLESVVLLSVHWAVGLTEDPMLRASIRLSLETGMFSRPDSDPYREWLEETAKLLRRAADSGELRRGIDPEVLARFVVGAFTGVQAVSQILSGRMDLTRRVGEMWELLLPSLVDGERLPYYLALVDTEGTRRRQEPAAQR is encoded by the coding sequence TTGGCGAGGCAGCTTCGCGCGGAGGTCACCAGAAACATGATCCTGCGCGCGGCGGCGGACGCGTTCGATCAGTACGGCTACGGCGGGACGAGCCTCAGCGATGTGCTCAGGTACGCCGGAGTCACCAAGGGCGCGCTCTACTTTCATTTCACCTCCAAGGAACAACTGGCCAACGCGATCGTCGAATGCCAGCAGGCGTGGTCCGTCGCACCGGCGAAGGAGAACTTCGACCGAGGGGCGCCCGGACTCGAATCGGTCGTCCTGCTCTCGGTCCACTGGGCGGTGGGGCTGACCGAAGATCCGATGCTGCGAGCGAGCATCCGGCTGTCCTTGGAAACCGGAATGTTCAGTCGGCCAGACTCGGATCCCTACCGGGAATGGCTGGAGGAAACAGCGAAGCTGCTGCGCCGCGCGGCCGATTCAGGTGAACTTCGGCGCGGGATCGACCCCGAGGTGCTCGCCCGGTTCGTCGTCGGCGCATTCACCGGAGTCCAAGCCGTGTCTCAGATCCTCAGCGGACGAATGGACCTCACCCGGCGGGTCGGCGAGATGTGGGAGCTGCTGCTCCCCTCGCTCGTCGATGGCGAACGTCTCCCCTACTACCTCGCCCTCGTCGACACGGAAGGCACGCGGCGGCGGCAAGAACCAGCCGCGCAACGGTAA
- a CDS encoding TetR/AcrR family transcriptional regulator has translation MTMQPGTDSPSRQRRRRADARRNRERVLEVARAAYATEGPSVSVHEIARRAGVGNGTVGRHFPTKEALLAAVVRHRLAELVGYARELSSTTDAGTAFFKYFAIMVREGAADRSFVDTLAGSGMITAAMAAGPEYDFRGALASLLASAKAAGTVRADVDVADVEALAVGCMTRRSDRGDHSARERLVEVVSEGFRPRHA, from the coding sequence ATGACCATGCAACCCGGAACCGACTCCCCTTCGCGGCAACGACGGCGACGAGCCGACGCGCGGCGCAACCGCGAGCGGGTACTTGAGGTCGCCCGCGCCGCCTACGCCACGGAAGGCCCTTCCGTGTCGGTGCACGAGATCGCGAGGAGGGCCGGGGTCGGAAACGGTACCGTCGGCAGGCACTTTCCCACGAAGGAAGCGCTGTTGGCCGCTGTCGTACGACACCGGCTCGCAGAGCTCGTCGGCTATGCCCGCGAGCTGTCGAGCACGACCGATGCCGGAACCGCGTTCTTCAAGTACTTCGCCATCATGGTGCGAGAAGGCGCGGCGGACAGATCGTTCGTCGACACACTGGCCGGTTCGGGGATGATCACGGCGGCGATGGCCGCGGGCCCGGAGTACGACTTCCGTGGGGCGCTGGCAAGCTTGCTCGCCAGCGCGAAGGCGGCGGGTACGGTGCGGGCCGATGTCGACGTGGCCGATGTCGAGGCGCTCGCCGTCGGGTGTATGACCCGGCGGAGCGACAGGGGTGACCATTCGGCGAGGGAGCGGCTCGTCGAGGTCGTGTCCGAAGGCTTCCGTCCTCGACACGCCTGA